In Aphis gossypii isolate Hap1 unplaced genomic scaffold, ASM2018417v2 Contig00103, whole genome shotgun sequence, the sequence tgtcgataaaatttttttggctttatcaaaatacttgaaaatgtaatacaaagttcctcataagttattcttatagtgattataaaattataagaatacataggcacaatttttttttattagcatttgaagttcaaattttgacgaaaattcgttaaaattatgaatatttgcaaattattttgtaggtataattcataaaaatgtttgtataggtagctaagagttgaaaattgaatacaagatttttcataagtttagcttacaataattataaaagaacttaaattttggtgtattcaggccattaaaacataaaccacctttttcaccaacaactggaaattatatcctaggctgacaaatcatcttcgttcagaatcgtttttcgtatacaatgataactatcattggattcaaatttaacactcctataatatacaataatgatccatacggcacctaatgtacagcagagcggtactcacttgcccgctttttttaagtttattatttaataatttaataagaaattattttttttcataaataaaataaaaattgtataataaaacgtaaacaatttgtatataagtaaaaatttaggttaggttaaaaatttaattttttttttcataaatatattaaaaattgtattataaaacatacaaaaattatagaattataaaaagttaaaaaatatttatgaaatatagtcTAAAAATTTCGACAtacaaatgatatattttgtaaaaaacatttaatttctgatactttttttatatctaagtacatattttgtaattgtctttcatatttatttttttttgttaaaaaaaccatacctgttttaatttttaatagtttattaattttagataatagcGAATAATGCAATGTGCTAgtactattacttttttatttagacaatcttttaaatataatattactattattttattgtttcaagtagttgaatttatcaaaaatatacatctactataataggtaattatagtataattgattatgtttataaaaaaaaaattatattttactggaaaaaaaataatttcttattaaatattaaataataaacttaaaaaaaaaatggggggAAATTGTCCGCCATtcgtttttttaaacgttatttttctaaattgtttcctaataacattttcgataattttgtttttttttttttttttatatatatatttttatttcttatacctAACTTATAATAGTTACATGCACTTGAGTTATAACTagttattcttaatatttaaaatttaaatttcaaatcaaaataatcatttatattttatattttatatgtaaaattcaaaatttcaaattaaaacatttttaaaagtgataacacatatataatatatatatatttttttcgtaataaataataaaagtataactcAGAATTaactctataatttatttacgtttTCGTTTTTGatttcgttattatatttttgttgttttcgacgttttcattttattaatagttttcgtttttcatttttttcgttaaataaggttttttaaaaaccttttTCCATCCCTGATTTTTACCGTatatgttaatgattttttttttaatttgattattacaattattgtaatttatagttaaagttTTCAATATGATCGTTTTAAAGCTggattttacttataattttttttatttttcagtttgtTTGTTCTCGCCAAAAGGAGATGATAATTAATGCCTACAAAAGTAAATTGGAAGCTAATCCCAAGCTTGCTATAAGAGAGGCTCGTGTAATTCTTTCCAAAGAATTAGGCATTGGTATAACCACAATATCCAACACGCTTTCCGAGTATCGCAACTTTAAAACAGTATCATCACCGAATAGGacgaaaattttcaaaaatatcaatgttaAGGTTGATGATTTTGACAAAGAAGCGATACGAAGAAAAGTTCATCAGTTTTGGGTAAATCGTGAGTtgccaaatttaaataaaattttaagtgttgtAAATGAAGATGACACTTTACCGGACTTCGCATTGACAACACTATGGCGTCTTTTGAAATCAATgggttttcaattttcaaaaagagGACGCAACAGTGcattaattgaaaatgatgACATTCGGGCATGGCGTAGACGGTATATCAGGGATATAAGGAAATATCGAGAGGAAGGCCGACCGATATATTACCTGGATGAAACGTGGGTGAATGCCGGAGACGTGGCAATACGAGTATGGTGTGATACAACCGTTAAATCGAGCCAAGCTGCATTTTCCCAGGGTCTTTCTACCGGAGCAGTTAACCCCACCGGAAAGGGAAAACGGCTCATAGTGTGTCACATCGGCTCTGAAGATGGATTTGTTTCGGATTCGTTATTATGCTTTGAGTCGAAGAAAAACACCAACGATTATCATGATGAAATGAATGGTGATAGTTTCCGTGATTGGTTGGAAGGTGTTTTACCAAGGCTCAAAGATAATGCGGTCATAGTTATGGACAACGCGCCATACCACTCGGTGAAGTTGGAGAAATGCCCGACTTCAAACTGGAGGAAGGCTGATATGATCCAA encodes:
- the LOC126553236 gene encoding uncharacterized protein LOC126553236; its protein translation is MDQPGHPNDHRSPVKRNPRGKFVCSRQKEMIINAYKSKLEANPKLAIREARVILSKELGIGITTISNTLSEYRNFKTVSSPNRTKIFKNINVKVDDFDKEAIRRKVHQFWVNRELPNLNKILSVVNEDDTLPDFALTTLWRLLKSMGFQFSKRGRNSALIENDDIRAWRRRYIRDIRKYREEGRPIYYLDETWVNAGDVAIRVWCDTTVKSSQAAFSQGLSTGAVNPTGKGKRLIVCHIGSEDGFVSDSLLCFESKKNTNDYHDEMNGDSFRDWLEGVLPRLKDNAVIVMDNAPYHSVKLEKCPTSNWRKADMIQWLQGKGEVVDQTMIIPELLEVVRRIKPIYNKYVIDEMVLQQNKTVLRLPPYHCELNPIELVWSVVKRHVKANNKTFKLPDVKNLLVEGIAKVDAEMWKNFVKHTIEEENKFWTLDDTVDELTAEQNRLVMTIGNSDTEEDDDFDLLSD